TTCTAGCAACAACTGATATTTATCGAGGGCTTGTTTCTGCTATCCAGTCTAGTCCAACGTATCCGACTAGAGCTTCATTGTCAAAAtggaataaaattgtaataggaATTTATtccttatatattaaaagcaTTCAGtacgttgtataatataatttatatattgaatgtataagccctatataattataatttataattcatattgaaTAGTAGTGGGTTGCAACCATTTATGTTGTGAgagcatacatttttaagtctaCTTTTAAACACCATCATGGCGTTCAATGGTGGACTATGAAAAAATGTggcttttgaaaattatatttgaccgatcctttgaatttgttttcttctaaatataatagtgttgttttttttttttgagggagataaattaatatatacatactttcAGGACCGGTGCaagcaaatttttatatgtaggaAAAGATCAAAATTGCCGCctcttgttttataatttttttcttatatgccgcctctatatataaatataaactttgcCGCCGTAGGCTTGGACCTATGTCGCCTACGCCTATAACCGGCCCTGCATactttcttaaatattatattgaacataATGTTACCCTCAAATTAGtcgatattaaacaaattaactcATGTTTTGCTCTTAATtaaaacagaatataatattgaatttaaaataaatgtacacagttctttttaatcttataaataacttatttttaacaatgtcAATTTCTTCAccgtcattataatttaaatttttatagtatttatatagtattagcTATTACTaagtttagtatattttattagttatatatttgtattactattacagtagtatattttactattagttatacagtaaaataaatttttgcctaagaaattgaatttattatattgtaagttattacttatatcatacctatattattgttattaacttttcaGTCACTATTGACTTATCGTAGAACAGTGTAAAAATAGGttcgtatgtattttttttaaatagcagTTATTGGAATATAAGTATAGAGTTCCATACTTTTTATGAGCGTTTTTGTCTCTCTTAATTATTTAGGCCTACTTGCTATATGTGTGTCATGAATTATACTATAGAGAAGTGAGGAACTCTCAACTATAACTATGATAGTGTAGATACTAGATAGTTTCCAACGTAAGTACTCATGCTAGCTCGATTTACAGCTTTCACAGACATgattgtatacttgtatttatctttatttataatatggtcgTCAGTTAAGATTTTAACAGTTCAAAATTTAGTAGTTTAGTTAATTTaccaatatcaaaatatctcATATCTGCATTTCATAAGCTTATCGTTAGacgaacaattaaatttaataaacaataatatacgaaaaatgttcaattcaacttaaataataattttcttttataaaaaatttccaaaatcattattctttgtttaaataatttatttctttaaaatttaaacttcaaatctCTATACAAAGAAATGttgctaatatattatatatatttttgatttttacatttcaGTAAGAAttacttataagaaacctttgagatatttgttacataattatatataaatattgtacataatacacatactataaaattgatcacctgaaaaatatacactaaaatactatttaaaattgtcaaataaaaaagtgaCACACAGCAGACAGTTCGACATTCACTATCAATAAGTGCGAACTTAAATAGACATACAGTTATTTTCATCTTCATATAATAAAGCAAAAATTATTCTAGGTATATAACCCAACCCTATCTTTTTTATTGGTGTAAAACTAGTTCTTGCGCTAGCCACGTAAAACTATATCGATAactataaagaatataaatctTTGCTTGtgagatatataatatcatcataagGTTCCTTCAAGCACGTTATATTCTTCTAATCTCGCAACTTtctcaattttttcttttataagatCTTTCTCTTGACGATAACAAacacaacaaaaaaagaattagcAAAATCGGTTCTGCCATTCAACGTGATGAGGATATCAGGTAAATAgggattcatttttatacatatgtatattgtatatgttaggttgaaaaaatattattgagtttaataattgaagtaactgcataatatttcaaattcttacaatcaatgttttttaaatgttatttattataactaaaatagttgaggataaatcgtgaCTATActcttatgttttaatatttaattttaaaaatgtgcttcacactattttttttttaatttttccttaAATGGAGGTATTTAACATACATGTATGTgcacgttttaaattttcgataaacaaatttaaaatttaatgaattttatactactaataatttgaaaattttcgtaattttatgaatatcataaaaatctgatttttaaatattttgaaaaaataaataaatgagaattccataataattattaagcacAAACAAAGTAAAACTATAATCTACTATCTTTAAAAGATGTAATCTAATTAGACAAAGGGTAATTTacctttttaaaacattaggtAGTATTATGGCAACAACTTATGCTTACCttggataaaaaaatagtttgattgTCTTCGCTCAGATTCGTTTttctttgtatacaataatgtatcatCGAATTCAAAAATTCTATCGTTATTGATAATATCCGTAGGTATTTCATAGAGATTTTAGTATACTTAAAACTTGGCAACATTTTGATTTCTGACACATTggcttcaattattattgctatagccatatactaatataaaatatcattattctgcatttaattgcaataatattactacccTATGATTGAAATGCTGGTTTTTCCAGAATctgagttaatattttaacaatgtacAATATTCCGGTGATTGATAATgttctatttcatttttttttttaaaaaaaaaccaaatggTTAAAATAGttactgtaatattgtatCGATGAGAATTAAATTTAGGTGCTATAACTGATttcggtttttaaaattacaatttttctgTCGTCCAgtatttttctgattttgaaaatagtatgacaaaataatattaattgactaCTACATTTTGgtgtttttagtaaatttaggAGAAACTCTGTAGAATAAATTGTAGCTGTATGGAATAATTTTATGGATTGTGAAAATTGCTTGGAATACTTTTATCTGAAatcaaattattgaatttcattACCTTTCTGAGAAATGTATGTATCTATAGGTAGTAAAATAGTATGCTGAAAATACTTTTACCTTGTAAATGGtaattgtaaacaaatttaaatttattttattttcatgataaCGGTATTACTGGATAatatctgttatttttaatagcaaacgattgatttaattttccattTCTCGattgactataaattataacacttcATCATTCAtagagttaatattatttatataaattatacagaatattttatcagaagttatacattataaaaatataatattatgttttaataatacaattttatataataataattgttgagtTGCAGAGGGTTTCTTTCGTCATCAGTTCTGAAAATGTTGAGTGTTATTTGTAATCAAAGTAGGaggtgttaatattttatatttgtattggtaaataataattatacttaattaatggTCATACACgtgatcaataaaaaataatatgtaagattTGAAATTCATACTAgattcaaaaaaatgtgttataattagtgggtatgataaaattataggataaaaataatcaaatatctattactgtctttttatttttgtaaattaccattaagattataaaacaataaatcaattatttggaCGTCTGTgaacgttttataaaaaattgtatgcatataattataaaacaatgttatccTAAgttcataatcattattattgaagccataatattaataaaaaataataacaaaaaaacaattattaaatattataataacacgataattttgattaataataatttttccatgTAGATGtacatatgtaatatattaacttaagcTAAGATTAaattgacataaaaaaatttactaaaatattgaatgataCATAGGTACGTTatagaaaagtataaaaattaaaatatactcaaatgaaaaaaaaatcaatttcaaactaacCAAcaccttaaaatttaatggacGGTGAGTATAATTTGcaatacgtttatataatacataatacattattatttatataactgtaaTCAAATCATTCTCACTTTAAGACGTTTAATCCCgtagtatacataatgtatttattattatatttaatgtaatttacatagtagtatacttaaaaaaaacctatattatttatattgaactattaaataacatatgcTATGAAActcaagtttaaaaaaatatataatcaaagtactacaaaaataaaataataaaaacataaaatgtatacatacaataaattcatagttcattattaaaatttaaaaaaaaaccagaatATCAGAAGTGCTAGAAGAccgattaaaaatgaaatacaccTTGACCATATGTTTATTTCAGTTTTACCTTCTAAAAATCTAtcacataattgtttttctagCATCTTTGCACCACATAAAACTATTGGTACACCAGTACCAGGTTGTGCCGAAGCACCAACAAAGtataagttttcaaatattttgcacTTCAAACTTGGTCTGAACCATAAAACTTGAAACAATGAATGAGATAATCCCAGTATAGATCCTttccataaattaaattcgtttTGCCATGTTCTCGGATCATTCACTATTTCATGGTCGATCATACTTCTGAAGTCGGATATCTTTAATCTTTTCTCTATCGTGTCGATTACTTGTTCCCTTGCTCTTTTCACAAGTTTATCGAAATCAATATTTGGTACATCCGATATATGCCCCACTGGTACTAAAACTACGATCGTGTCTTTTCCTTCTGGTGCAGCTGTAGGATCAATGCGACTGGGTACGTTAACATAAAACGATGGTTCATCGGGCAACGTATGATCCTTGAATATTTGATCAAaactttctttatatttttcggccaaaaaaatgttgtgaaCTTTCAATTGAGATACAACAGTTTTCATGGACCAATAAAATGATATCGAAGAAGAAGTAAGTTCTTTTTTGCCAAGTGTTTCAGCGTATGGAGTTTTTGGCAAAAGTTTGTTGTACGCATACACGAGATCTGCATTACAGATTACAATGTCACTATTTATTACATCACCGTTTGTCAATTTGATTCCTTTCGCCACTCCATTGTCATCAACTATTATTTCTTGGAcatcgatattataattaaacttggCCCCATTTTGTACGGCAATTTTTTCTAGACTTTGTAAGACTTTGTTAAACCCTCCTTTCGGATACCAAATCCCTTCCGCTATTTCAGTGTATTGCAGTAAACTATAGGGTGCTAAACCATCATACGGTGACATTCTAAAACACATCATAAACATTATcttagttttttgtttaaagtataattaattaatatttttatatttaccccAGGTACATAGTCTGGAATGAAAACGCCTTTCTCATGTAGTCGCTCTTGAAATACTTACAAACTCTGTTGTAAACAGTGTCCAATAGATGCAGTTTTATTACGTCCGGTATGTGttttggattaaaaaaatCGTACCAATTTTGGAAATCGGTCTTGAGTGCAACTTTGACGCTCCTCTGATAGTGTACATGAGTTtcctttaaataacttaaaaagttaattaatgttGATTCACCATTACCTTCATATTTTTCCAAAGAACGAGAAAATTTCGATATATCAGTGGTGAGTTCAAATGTTTCTCCGTCGTGAAAATGTACGCTGTAATTAGAAGGACACTTCAATAACTCTATGTGATTTTTAATGTCCTCTCCCAAATCTTCAAATGTctcttcaaatattttaggcATCAAATACAATGATGGACCTTGATCAAACCGATGTCCATTTTGATGAATGAGTGAACATCTTCCAccattatatgaatttttttcataaatttctaCTTGAAATCCTTTTTTGCTAAGTCTAGCGGCTGCTGCAGTGCCACCAACTCCAGCCCCGATGATGATAACTTTTACCACCATTTTGTCAATtatctataacataataatcatcaatattaatataatgtatatcaatGTAATGCACTTctaataagattatttaatcaaattataattattgtctgAGGCGTGGGCccacttttttattttcgacGCAGCATTTAGAATTAAGCAGCCAATTTTTATCGACTTGCCAAATTAGTTTCAAttgtcacaatattattaattatatgaattactGGTAGACTAGTTACTACCACTACAGTTTTCTacttctttaataaatatgtgtatcaaataatgaatgaaaaagtattttttgtttgtttatagtattatttttttagaaaatatacagctgtaaaataatgattttttataataacttgatgcattacttttaaatcatcTGATGAAAACAAAGCAAAGTTGTTACAAAAGTCAATATATACTAGGGaagtaatcaaattaattcgAAAACGACTAACTAGTTAAGTtagaatagtttaaaataaaataattttcaacataaGCTTtgacataaatttttttaacttgatgtccatttttggttattatttttattgtattaatttatgaaaaaaatctaatactttttactacgttattttacttattagtatattttctttacaaatatatttttattaaaggtaACCGATTAGAAGTAATCCTTAGTGGTGATGAGGTGGGCTCTTaaactgtatattaaattatacgttttttttttttatttcaattatatcattaaacttTTTCACGAGATTTGagatgtttaattattgtaacatcTACTtgcattatgtttaatttatattccatacaaataatgaactattttagaaataatgtttgtatttttaatttattcaacttaaaatatgaacGAAGGAAAAATGAATAAGAAGTTTGAGAcgtgatataaataatgtagcaattattaattttgcatatttgtttgtaatttcGAAGTATACTGGACGTGTTGTTGGTATTTTTACGGTTAAATCCGAAAGACTACCACCATATGGTACatagtattacattaatacTAATGTACCTGTTTTGCATATACATTACGCCGTACTAAATTTATGATACAGTtaagaaacaaattaaaaacaaaaagttggATACTTGAAATATAGAACTTAATAGAGATCATTATTGCGTTGTTGCCACATTAATGGAGAATATTGTCTTACGGATTGAAttggattttttatttctagagAAAGTCATGCCGCGCATTTAACGGCTTAAGACTGAGACGACAGTGATATCCCATAAATCGGACGCAAATGgtcgtaaataattttaccatgCAAATCGATATGTACCTCAGTTCTATtgtgaaatttttttctcatcgaTTTGCACCAATaatgttgtaattataaatacttttttaaatgcaaccTGTTTTTTTTCCCCAAAAACATTCATTGCGAGAAAAACTTTAATGTCTTTTAGAGTGATAACATttctattgatttattttgtataagaaGGAAGACGATTTTCTTTATGGAGTATTGGACTAAGATACTTTAGACtccttaatttaatatttttctggtaTGATGGGAACCCTTGAAAATATAGAATGAAACTGTGATGAGGATTACATATGTATCTGGCTGTctagaatatataattataggtacaattataaaagtaaaacataaatactataatgatgttttattacttcgatcataatacttttttaacaaaatctaaGGGTAtcttaaagaatttttattcaaacacgTGACTCGCTCCAACTgcgattataatttacttaaagaaaaaaatattaaaataagatataataactaaacaaaagtcaaaaattcattatttagacggggaataataatgtattggaACTCGGTTTAGTAtaggatttatatttaaatagtacaattttgaatttggaaGTATaggaaactaaaataaataaaaacaattaataatctaaaataaataaaattatgtttgtagTGATTAATTAAAGTgtcaaattataatcaaaaaacaattacGGGGACAATCATACTAAAATAGgatagatgaaaaaaaatcgtcaaattaaatttaaagcgtTTTTTGTACTGTAGACAATAATGCTaacttaatcataaaatatttatgatttatttcacCTACGccctatattttttgtattcaaatcgatctttttttttataataaatcataaaagcACAGAACGTGAgcataaatttattacgtttatataatttaataataatataaactgataACGGTTTTTCACAATTTCCCCTCCATTcacaaacttttaaaattgtatttaattaagtgtatatttataattattatttccatttagTCAATGCAGAAATGGTCTAAAAGTATtcaagtgttattattttcattcagaCTAGTTTTCTAAATTGGtactaattttacataattaaaatataaattctcaaaaatataatcaggtaagtaaatgtgttttatgaattattattaaatacaagtttaatttaattattaaactaaaaattataatgctattgaaattataattataattaaaatatacaattaatattagtattctCGGTCTTGAAAAGTATTTgagtaaaactattaaaatatattttatatatataaatacaatatactacacacattttaaaaacgttttttagctgataatatattttatagtttatatttaatcacataaaataaaaatatataataatatgcattataaattttatttattttctatatacctaatattatatatccgaCCAAAAGCGCAATTTAACCTTGTTAAAGATGAGTAATTTATAGTGATGCCAAATTATACCAAATGTTCTATAatacgattaaattaaaacataaaaatgttaaaaaaaacaattatttaagttgatttattaggaaaaacaattgtttttaaaaatgttgaaattatttttacttataagcAAATGTGCATTTGAaattcttttcaaaataagtatCCGTATACTTTTACTTAatactacctattaaaaaatattaaatacaagatTGCTGAAACTTGAACATTGTAAGCacttgtattaatattgtatttcattattatcttTCCACATATAAGATTACTCATTAGAACATATAACTTTCGATTGTTATATGAATTAAGACATGAGTATATGGTGTATAAATAGGACCTTTCTGTGCATGTAAAGGTCACTCATTCacaaaagattttattattgtgcatTCAGCGTTCAACGCCTGACATTTCTCAGTAGTatctatgttatatttataccatagtTATATTGTAGTAGGTTTTTatcttcatttaaattatttaaatatcttatttcaaaattcactCAAATTTCAATTCCaattttcaaaagttattattacttatgagaaattgtattcaaataaagAAAGACGTAGAATATATAACTTAGATATTTTCCctgatatagtattaaatagttGGATTTGttgtaaacttaataattttcattaacaaCCATAGTAATGGTATATACGTACATGTGTACACGTGTATGTGTGAAAGAAATCGTTCTTTTTAACTGGCACACATTTGGATGCaacaatctaataaaaatattttaagctatcAATGGAAACACGTGATATTTTGTCAaatgatgtaggtatattcCGATTTGGTGATTTTATTAacgatgtataattattactactttACCGCttcattatagtttaatttttttttgttttaacttgtttttttaaaatttttaaaatattgaatgtataagttgtagttttgtaaatattttacattattttttttttatttttcagtccTTATAATAGACGCTAAAAATGTTAACCTACACGGACAtacatctaatatatattcttCCAGCTGTTGGAGTATTAACACTTATAACACTGCCATTTATCAATCGCTGGGAGACGTCTAAGATCGTAATCATAACCGCTGTAGCACTTATCTACACGACGCCGTGTTACAATTACAGCATCTCTAACAGAGCCAGATCGTATTCACCAGGACGAGTTAAAGCCGTCGTAGGAAACGTACCCGTCGAAGAGTACTTGTCAGTTGTCCTACAGACCGTGTTGACTTCGCTTTGGGCTTTGCTGTGTCTCCGGTGGAGACTGCcgtttttgaatttcaacCACGACAAACGGAGTTATCAATTGATCCGATGGATACCGATTTTGTTACTGAGCGTTGCCGTGGCTGTAGGGTTCAAAATTGCCGTTCCGGGACAAAAAACGTTCTATTTGGGAAGTATTCTGTATTGGGCGTCCCCGGTCATCATGCTCATGTGGTACGGTGCCGGCAACTATTTCGTGAGAAACATTAAGCTGTCGTTCATGGCGATCGTGATTCCGACTTTATACTTGTTATGGGTCAACCGAATAGCCCTGAAGGAGAACATATGGCATCTGAATAAAGCGACCAGCTTAAACGTAATCGCGATGAATGGTTTACCATTAGAAGAAGTATTATTTACGGTTATAACGACCACTATGGTTGTGTTGGCGGGAACTTGTTACGACAAAGCGTACGGGATGATTGTAACCTTCTCGTTGATATTCCCTCATCAGTTTAGTATAAGTTGGAAATTCATCAGTCAGATGTATCGAGCGTTCGAGACTCCAGAATATTCTATGCCGTCTATTGTCAcagaagatttaaaaaaatgtatcgaaGTATTAAATTCTTCGAGTACATTTGGTacttctaattatttatttcacatcGGTAAGTTATCatgatgatacatttttaaatacaaacaacactttttattatatgaattattaattaaagtaatatataatataaatactagtgTCATGGACTGAgtaacgtatttttttttactgagtTCTAATCTAATTtgttgtgttaaaaaaattgatttgtagACATACGTTGGTTGttgataataacttataataaaatattttagaatttgaaaGAAGAAATACAAAGATTTATAATGACTTATGTTATAGaacatacaatattgtagACAAAATGCTTTAATCTTAAACTTCAATATCTTTTTTAGTAGGAAAGTAAATCTAGTCGGTACTTTTGGgcgatcaaaattaaaaaagttgccAAATTGGTGCCGTTCTGTTGTATAATACGTGTCAACTGTTAAGTGAGTAACTGttatggatgtgttaaattttaattcaagtattatattatcgtactTGGTAAACGATTCTGTATGGAGACGGTTTGTATCAGCTTATATTACTGAGCACATTTCATatttcatgttatatttttcgacATTgcattaaagtaatttatttttactttaatgcagtaggttgaattaatttttataaaattttaattgtgaaataatcgtttgtgattttataaaatttgttgaaattctaaatttatatcaatctAATTAAGAAgcttgtgttaaattttaaaatatttttattaaaattcctaaaaatataaaactaaaaaaaatgaaaaaacgtatgtttataaataactcaagaatataaataaaaaagacgaACAAAGTTGGTACGAAGAAAGGCttctttctataaatattgataaaaaaatgtttcggtAGGTCAAAAAGcttaaaagtttaatgaaAGATTCCTcacaaattcttattttaactatttaaaaatattaaaaataaatgaaactataatattaattcaaaacaaatacttgagttatatatatacgtcgtATTACGGATAACGTAATTGATGACACAATGACACATCGAGACCAAACACTAAAAATACCTAACCTTACCTTTTGAATTTCAATACTATCAaaacttaacatattatagccGTTTTCCATTCAAAATAtgacataaatattagtttttatttagcgAAAGAACGTTATAAATGGAAATAagacagttttaaatttaaattttggttaataaatcaaaaatcatattgAGCTAATTGTTTACCATTCAAAAATAGTCATAActcaaattgataaattttgaattccaACAAAGTTGttctaaaagtttttatgatcaaaaattattttacacattgaATCCATtacgacaatttttttatgtaaaagtttGCCTCGCCtcctttattataattacgctGATGCTACTCATTTGGACTTTCAATGAAGTGCGATTAAAGTGAAGTATGTAGGTTAATCATTTGCTGCCTTATATAGCTATAACCATgtctaatatatatctattaaatattcatacgagttttttatcattaaattactaaattaagttttttatatttgttttaaattattacaacttaTCCTTAAATATCtagtatattaatgtttttgtttttgatttgtcGATATTTTAATCATCAACATTTTGACCTAACGATATTTCATACCTGTCATGTgtaattataagaaattacaagttaaaagaaacaatatagaaaattaaaataacgtaaCACTcactttttcatattatatacaataaaaattactttataatgtttaataatatattttatttcttttaaattaagataatattgtatttatctatttgctatgtatgtatttttatattaattacgacttatattcaattataatgtaaagttCTCCgcgttatacattataaaatgaattttttaataaaataacgttgACCTCgagttatttcattattaatattttaattgtttttataggaataccatttttattgatattttatgcatagaattaaataagtatttcctttgccttaattaaataatagtattacaaattaattattgtatataacttatgttttaaattacttattaatattttgtcaaaaagtaTTTAGTTGATATACTATCcagttatttttcttatgaatataatagaaacaatttatatgattGTTGTCGATATTCAAGAATCGTCAATCggaatcaaatcaaataatcaagaaatataaaatgtgtgtagaaatttaaatagataaaataaattgttcttattacgtacgtaaaatatacctaagtatatgAGACACATACAACGGGACTTGATCCAAAATGAGTGTTGTAcggaataattaattacatttgagATTTCAATTtcctatataggtagttattatttaataagtcatgtcttaaaaaaa
The DNA window shown above is from Aphis gossypii isolate Hap1 chromosome 2, ASM2018417v2, whole genome shotgun sequence and carries:
- the LOC126548864 gene encoding uncharacterized protein LOC126548864, producing the protein MVVKVIIIGAGVGGTAAAARLSKKGFQVEIYEKNSYNGGRCSLIHQNGHRFDQGPSLYLMPKIFEETFEDLGEDIKNHIELLKCPSNYSVHFHDGETFELTTDISKFSRSLEKYEGNGESTLINFLSYLKETHVHYQRSVKVALKTDFQNWYDFFNPKHIPDVIKLHLLDTVYNRVCKYFKSDYMRKAFSFQTMYLGMSPYDGLAPYSLLQYTEIAEGIWYPKGGFNKVLQSLEKIAVQNGAKFNYNIDVQEIIVDDNGVAKGIKLTNGDVINSDIVICNADLVYAYNKLLPKTPYAETLGKKELTSSSISFYWSMKTVVSQLKVHNIFLAEKYKESFDQIFKDHTLPDEPSFYVNVPSRIDPTAAPEGKDTIVVLVPVGHISDVPNIDFDKLVKRAREQVIDTIEKRLKISDFRSMIDHEIVNDPRTWQNEFNLWKGSILGLSHSLFQVLWFRPSLKCKIFENLYFVGASAQPGTGVPIVLCGAKMLEKQLCDRFLEGKTEINIWSRCISFLIGLLALLIFWFFFKF
- the LOC114125983 gene encoding uncharacterized protein LOC114125983, which translates into the protein MLTYTDIHLIYILPAVGVLTLITLPFINRWETSKIVIITAVALIYTTPCYNYSISNRARSYSPGRVKAVVGNVPVEEYLSVVLQTVLTSLWALLCLRWRLPFLNFNHDKRSYQLIRWIPILLLSVAVAVGFKIAVPGQKTFYLGSILYWASPVIMLMWYGAGNYFVRNIKLSFMAIVIPTLYLLWVNRIALKENIWHLNKATSLNVIAMNGLPLEEVLFTVITTTMVVLAGTCYDKAYGMIVTFSLIFPHQFSISWKFISQMYRAFETPEYSMPSIVTEDLKKCIEVLNSSSTFGTSNYLFHIGKLS